A region from the Natronorubrum halophilum genome encodes:
- a CDS encoding acyl-CoA carboxylase subunit beta, translating into MKVRISAGASDEEASAIAAALAEHVGETVELYADDDDEPLAVHDATDDSSADPDRTPPSEPRPGPESESDSDAGLGPTDRERRLRAEIDDILEGGPEKYRDQLDESDKLFVRDRLALWFDGENSEFQFEDGKFAAFDDWHPDGAGEETDDRLPADGLITGGATFEGRDVHYMANDYTVKRGSMAKKGVEKFLRMQQRALKTGKPVFYLMDSSGGRIDQQTGFFANREGIGKYYYNHSMLSGRVPQVCVLYGPSIAGAAYTPVFADFTIMVEGMSAMAIASPRMVQMVTGEDIDLQELGGPEVHARESGSADLVAEDEEHARELVAQLITYLPDNADEKPPRRASIPPASSPAGIDAVVPQEPNRGYDMTEVIDRVVDDGSYFELRPDYGAEIITAYARIDGRPVGIVANQPAHRAGAIFPDAAEKAAEFIWKSDAFNIPLLYLCDTPGFMAGSQVEKEGILEQGKKMIYATSSATVPKQTVVVRKAYGAGIYAMGGPAYDPESVIGLPSGEIAIMGPEAAINAVYARKLAEIDDPEERERTEQELREAYREDIDIHRMASEVVIDEIVPPSALREELAARFAFYEDVEKSLPDKKHGTIL; encoded by the coding sequence ATGAAAGTCCGAATTTCCGCAGGGGCGTCCGACGAAGAAGCGTCGGCCATCGCCGCCGCGCTCGCCGAACACGTCGGCGAGACGGTCGAACTGTACGCCGACGACGATGACGAACCGCTGGCGGTCCACGACGCGACGGACGACTCGAGCGCGGACCCGGACCGAACCCCTCCGTCGGAACCTCGTCCCGGTCCGGAGTCGGAGTCGGATTCGGACGCCGGCCTCGGCCCGACCGATCGAGAGCGGCGGCTTCGAGCGGAGATCGACGACATCCTCGAGGGCGGCCCCGAGAAGTACCGCGACCAACTCGACGAGTCGGACAAACTGTTCGTCCGGGATCGCCTCGCGTTGTGGTTCGACGGAGAGAACAGCGAGTTTCAGTTCGAGGACGGCAAGTTCGCGGCGTTCGACGACTGGCATCCCGACGGCGCGGGCGAGGAGACGGACGATCGGTTGCCGGCGGACGGGCTGATCACGGGCGGGGCGACCTTCGAGGGCCGCGACGTCCACTACATGGCCAACGACTACACCGTCAAACGCGGGAGCATGGCCAAGAAGGGCGTCGAGAAGTTCCTGCGGATGCAACAGCGCGCGCTGAAGACCGGAAAACCCGTGTTCTACCTGATGGATTCCTCCGGGGGGCGCATCGACCAGCAGACGGGGTTCTTCGCGAACCGCGAGGGGATCGGAAAGTACTACTACAACCACTCGATGCTCTCGGGACGCGTACCACAGGTTTGCGTGCTCTACGGACCGTCTATCGCCGGTGCGGCGTACACCCCGGTCTTCGCCGACTTCACGATCATGGTCGAGGGCATGTCCGCGATGGCGATCGCGTCGCCGCGGATGGTTCAAATGGTCACCGGCGAGGATATCGACCTCCAGGAACTGGGCGGTCCGGAGGTTCACGCCCGCGAATCGGGCTCCGCGGATCTCGTCGCCGAAGACGAAGAGCACGCCCGCGAACTCGTGGCGCAGTTGATCACGTACCTCCCGGACAACGCAGACGAGAAGCCGCCGCGACGGGCGTCGATACCGCCCGCTAGCTCGCCGGCGGGAATCGACGCCGTCGTCCCGCAGGAGCCGAACAGGGGCTACGACATGACCGAGGTCATCGATCGGGTGGTCGACGACGGGTCGTACTTCGAGTTACGCCCCGATTACGGCGCGGAGATCATCACGGCCTACGCCCGGATCGACGGTCGCCCGGTGGGGATCGTCGCGAACCAGCCGGCCCACCGCGCCGGCGCGATTTTCCCCGACGCCGCGGAGAAGGCCGCCGAGTTCATCTGGAAATCCGACGCGTTCAACATTCCCTTACTCTACCTCTGTGACACGCCGGGGTTCATGGCCGGCTCGCAGGTTGAAAAGGAGGGCATCCTCGAGCAGGGCAAGAAGATGATCTACGCGACGTCCTCGGCGACGGTCCCGAAACAGACCGTCGTGGTCCGCAAAGCCTACGGCGCGGGGATCTACGCGATGGGCGGACCCGCCTACGACCCCGAGAGCGTCATCGGGCTTCCCTCCGGCGAGATCGCCATCATGGGTCCCGAAGCGGCGATCAACGCCGTCTACGCCCGAAAGCTCGCCGAGATCGACGACCCCGAGGAGCGCGAACGGACGGAGCAGGAACTCCGCGAGGCGTACCGGGAAGATATCGACATCCACCGGATGGCCAGCGAGGTGGTCATCGACGAGATCGTGCCGCCGAGCGCGT